GCAGCGTGGCGGCGGTGAGGCCGGTGAACATGATCGCGATGGCCGAGGCGCGGCGCTCGGGCGCGACGAGCCCGGTGGCCACCACCGAGCCGACGCCGAAGAAGGTGCCGTGGGCCAGCGAGGTGACGACGCGCGCGGCCATCAGCATTTCGTAGTTGGGCGCGAGCGCACAGGCCAGGTTGCCGAGCGTGAAGATCGCCATCAGCGCGAGCAGCACGGTCTTGCGCGGCAGCTTGCGCGTGGCGATGGTGAGCACCGGCGCGCCGACCGCGACACCGAGCGCGTAGCCCGAGATCAAGAGGCCCGCCATCGTGATGGAGACATGAAGGTCCGTCGACACCTGCATCAGCAGGCCCATGATGACGAACTCGGTGGTGCCGATCCCGAAGGCACCGGCGGTGAGGGCAAGTAGAGCGATTGGCATGATGCCCTGTACTGTGAAGACATTCCGGGTCTGTGACTAGAATGCCGCCGGTACACGCACTTGTGATTTGAAATCACAGACAGGAGTCCCCATGCCACGCCTCGACGTCAACCGCTCCGGTGAAATGGAAGCCTTCGTGCAGGTGGTCGAATCCGGCGGTTTCTCCGCGGCGGCGCGCCTCCTGGACATGACGCCCTCGGCCATCAGCAAGCTGGTGGCACGGCTCGAACTGCGGCTGGGCATCCAGCTCGTGCACCGCTCCACCCGCAAGCTGCAGCTCACGCCCGAAGGGCTGCATTTCTACGAGCGCAGCACCCGCGTGCTGGCCGACATGGACGAGGCGGAGCGCTGTGCCGCCGCCGGTGCGGCGCCGCGTGGGCGGGTGAGCATCAACGCGAGCGTGTCGTTCGGACATCACAAGCTGGTGCCGCTGGTGCCGCGCCTGCTCGAGATGCATCCGCAGATCACGCTCGACATCGCACTCACCGACCGCATCGTCGACCTGATGGACGAGCGCGCGGACATCGCGATCCGCTGGGGCCAATTGCCGGCTTCAGACCTGGTGGCGCGGCGCCTGGGCGAGACGAACCAGGCCATCGTGGCCTCGCCCGACTACCTTGCGAAGTACGGCACGCCGCGCACGCCGCAGGAGCTGGAGGCGCACAACCGGCTCGGCTGGACCTACCGCCGCAACGCGCCCGATTGGCCGTTGCGCGTCGACGGCCGGACGATCACGATTCCCGTGGCGGGCCCGGTGCGCGCGGGCGACGGCGAGACGCTGCGGCAGCTCGCCATTGCAGGCGCCGGCGTGGCACGGCTGTCGCTGTATCACATCCAGCACGACATCGATGCGGGGCGACTGGTGCCGCTGCTGGAAGAGTTCAACCCGGCCGAGGCCGAGCCGATCCACGCGGTGTACATCGGCAAGGCCGGCACGCTGCCCGCGCGGGTGCGTGCGGTGCTCGATTTCCTGGTGGCCTGCTCGGGTGTGGGAGACGGGCGCTACACGCGCAAGCGCACTGCGCCGATGCCGGCGAATTCAGCCGTCACCTGATCGCCGCGGCGGCAGGGCAGCACGCCGACCCAGGAGCCGGTGGTGACGACCGTGCCGGCGCGCGCGGTCTGCCCGTGGCGCGTGATGTGGCGCAGCCAGATCGGCAGCAGCCAGGCGGGGTCGGCCAGCGGATGGGTGCCTTCGCGCACCACGACTTCGCCGTCGCCGATGCGCGTTTCACAGCGCTGCGAGGCCCAATCGATGGCGGCGTAGGGTTGCCATTCGCCGAGCACGAGCGCGCCGTGGACTTGCGAGTCGGCGAGGCGCAGCAAGGCGGGCGTGGAGGCCAGGTCCTGCCAGCGCGAATCGACGATTTCGATGGAGACGGCCATGGCGTCGATGAGCGAGGCCGCGTTGTCGTGATCGATCTTCGCGGCCTGTGCGGGTGTCACGTCCTGGCCAAGGCGCAGTGCGATCTCGGATTCGATGCCGGGCGTGTGGAAGACGAGGTCGTCGAAATTCGCCGGACTCTGGCGCACGCCGGACGGCGGCAGCGGCGCATGCGTGAGCGTCACGCTGCGCGAGCCGCCGCCTGATTTCCAGTGGCCGGGC
This region of Variovorax sp. RKNM96 genomic DNA includes:
- a CDS encoding fumarylacetoacetate hydrolase family protein, with the protein product MTALADALVAARRSNRTLDAAPWTDALQDASQAYEVQDAVAAALDWFGDDGAVPGHWKSGGGSRSVTLTHAPLPPSGVRQSPANFDDLVFHTPGIESEIALRLGQDVTPAQAAKIDHDNAASLIDAMAVSIEIVDSRWQDLASTPALLRLADSQVHGALVLGEWQPYAAIDWASQRCETRIGDGEVVVREGTHPLADPAWLLPIWLRHITRHGQTARAGTVVTTGSWVGVLPCRRGDQVTAEFAGIGAVRLRV
- a CDS encoding LysR substrate-binding domain-containing protein, which produces MPRLDVNRSGEMEAFVQVVESGGFSAAARLLDMTPSAISKLVARLELRLGIQLVHRSTRKLQLTPEGLHFYERSTRVLADMDEAERCAAAGAAPRGRVSINASVSFGHHKLVPLVPRLLEMHPQITLDIALTDRIVDLMDERADIAIRWGQLPASDLVARRLGETNQAIVASPDYLAKYGTPRTPQELEAHNRLGWTYRRNAPDWPLRVDGRTITIPVAGPVRAGDGETLRQLAIAGAGVARLSLYHIQHDIDAGRLVPLLEEFNPAEAEPIHAVYIGKAGTLPARVRAVLDFLVACSGVGDGRYTRKRTAPMPANSAVT